From the genome of Spinacia oleracea cultivar Varoflay chromosome 2, BTI_SOV_V1, whole genome shotgun sequence, one region includes:
- the LOC110787121 gene encoding probable folate-biopterin transporter 3 isoform X1, which produces MEEEEIGVNNPVEREEIEKNKTKKTGISGVIMSAVNWIIMLCDELHWSFVMGVIAVYGISQGLSMGLSRVTMQYYMKDEQKIQPSEAQISMGVVRFPWVVKPLWGLLTDVVPLSGYRRKPYFIFAGFLGVISMLVLSIVDGLHLVPAVLCLMAGSAGVAIADVTIDACITENSSSHPTLASDMQSLCGLSSSIGALAGFIISGFLVHLVGSKGVFGLLTIPPALVVLVGLTIKDSPVRNFSYSRVNEKFSDATKAMWTTLKSQHVWKPCLYMFLSLALGINIHEGLFYWYTDGKGGPLFSKEIVGSIYSVGALGSLCGVLLYQNMLKNRPYHDLLFWTQLLHCGSGMLDLILVLRLNLNLYIPDYLFVVIDEGVSHMIGRLKWMPLLVLSSKLCPCGIEGTFFALLMSIDQVGMLTSTWAGGFVLHILHVTRSEFDNLWLAVLIRNLLRLTPIFLLFLVPRTDPNLPVLPSEISKTKRDTENLEMASLLDTS; this is translated from the exons ATGGAAGAAGAAGAAATAGGGGTGAATAACCCAGTTGAAAGAGAAGAAATCGAGAAAAATAAGACCAAAAAAACTGGAATTTCAGGTGTAATAATGTCAGCTGTAAATTGGATAATCATGTTATGTGATGAATTACACTGGAGTTTTGTGATGGGTGTGATTGCAGTTTATGGTATTAGTCAAGGGTTAAGTATGGGATTAAGCCGTGTAACTATGCAGTATTATATGAAAGATGAGCAGAAGATTCAACCCTCTGAAGCTCAGATTTCAATGGGAGTTGTAAGATTTCCTTGGGTTGTTAAGCCTTTGTGGGGTCTTCTTACTGATGTTGTTCCTCTTTCTGGCTATAGAAGAAAGCCTTACTTCATTTTTGCTG GGTTTCTTGGGGTTATATCGATGCTTGTTCTGTCCATTGTTGATGGACTGCATCTGGTGCCTGCTGTGCTGTGTCTCATGGCTGGAAGTGCTGGGGTAGCGATAGCAGATGTGACAATAGATGCGTGTATCACCGAAAATAGTAGCAGTCATCCTACACTTGCTAGTGACATGCAAAGTTTGTGTGGATTAAGCTCTTCAATTGGAGCTCTAGCAGGGTTCATAATAAGTGGATTTCTTGTTCATCTAGTTGGGTCCAAG GGTGTGTTTGGCCTGTTAACAATTCCACCTGCACTGGTTGTTTTGGTTGGGTTGACAATTAAAGACTCTCCTGTGCGGAATTTCTCCTATAGTAGG GTAAATGAGAAGTTCAGTGATGCTACCAAAGCTATGTGGACAACATTGAAGTCCCAGCATGTATGGAAGCCATGTCTCTACATGTTTTTGTCACTTGCTCTTGGCATAAACATCCATGAAGGACTGTTCTATTGGTATACAGATGGGAAGGGAGGTCCATTATTCTCGAAG GAGATAGTGGGATCCATATATTCAGTAGGGGCACTTGGTTCACTTTGTGGGGTTCTTCTTTATCAGAACATGTTGAAAAATCGACCTTACCATGACTTACTTTTCTGGACACAGTTGCTGCATTGTGGTTCAGGAATGCTGGATCTAATATTGGTGCTTCGTCTTAATCTGAATCTTTATATTCCAGATTACCTGTTTGTTGTAATCGATGAAGGAGTATCTCATATGATAGGACGTCTTAAATGGATGCCTTTGCTTGTTCTTAGTTCCAAGCTTTGCCCTTGTGGGATCGAAGGAACATTCTTTGCATTGTTGATGTCCATTGACCAAGTTGGAATGCTTACCTCAACTTGGGCAGGAGGTTTTGTTTTACATATTTTACACGTAACACGGTCAGAGTTTGATAACCTTTGGCTTGCTGTTCTAATCCGTAATCTTTTAAGGTTAACACCAATATTTTTGCTGTTTCTTGTACCAAGAACTGATCCAAACCTGCCAGTGCTCCCTTctgaaatatcaaagacaaAAAGGGACACTGAAAATCTTGAGATGGCCTCTCTTCTCGATACCAGCTGA
- the LOC110787122 gene encoding aspartyl protease family protein At5g10770 isoform X1 yields the protein MKQLKGVFSLFIPLILILIFSVAESSQDNSNIKVLRFHKFQRNKQHYQDGISSCFHLKSRREEGSTTMEIKHRDFCTKNKRHDDLEKRRLNLDADQVKFLQYRMKNLISGELQTLSNTQIPLSSGTRLEILNYVITMKLGGKNMTVIVDTGSDLTWVQCKPCRLCYNQQEPIFNPSTSLSYQSITCNSSACKSMQEATGNFGTCAYSPSTCNYYVSYGDGSYTRGELATERLDIGNSHVNNFVFGCGRSNKGLFGSASGLMGLGKSDLSLVSQTSKFYDGVFSYCLPSTDAGESGSLTLGRKTSVYRNTSPISYTRMVQNPQLSSFYMLNLTGISIGGVHLNNLSFGENGVLIDSGTVITRLPPSIYRAMKAEFVKQFSGFLSAPGFSILDTCFNLSSYKKVNIPSVKLQFEGNAELNVDVNGVFYLVKSDGSQACLAFASLMYEDEIPIIGNYQQKNNRVVYDTMFSQVGFAEEKCSY from the exons ATGAAGCAATTAAAAGGAGTTTTCTCATTATTTATTCCATTAATTCTAATTTTAATCTTCAGTGTTGCAGAAAGTTCTCAAGATAATAGTAATATTAAGGTACTCAGGTTTCACAAATTTCAAAGGAATAAACAGCATTATCAAGATGGAATTTCCAGTTGTTTTCACCTCAAATCAA GAAGAGAGGAAGGTTCAACAACCATGGAGATAAAGCACCGAGATTTTTGTACCAAAAACAAgagacatgatgatttggagAAAAGGCGCTTGAATTTGGATGCTGATCAGGTTAAGTTTCTACAGTATAGAATGAAAAACCTCATCTCTGGTGAACTTCAAACCCTTTCAAATACCCAAATTCCGCTGAGTTCTGGTACAAGGCTCGAAATTTTGAACTATGTAATCACCATGAAACTTGGTGGAAAGAACATGACAGTAATAGTGGATACTGGAAGTGACTTAACTTGGGTACAGTGCAAACCTTGTAGATTATGTTATAATCAACAAGAACCCATTTTCAATCCTTCAACTTCCTTGTCATACCAATCAATTACCTGCAATTCTTCAGCTTGTAAATCAATGCAGGAAGCGACTGGGAATTTCGGAACCTGTGCATATAGTCCATCAACCTGTAATTACTATGTTAGTTATGGTGATGGTTCATACACTCGAGGAGAACTAGCTACAGAACGCCTTGATATAGGAAATAGTCATGTAAATAATTTTGTTTTCGGGTGTGGTAGGAGCAACAAAGGTCTGTTTGGAAGTGCTTCAGGTCTGATGGGATTGGGAAAAAGTGATTTATCATTGGTTTCTCAAACATCTAAGTTTTATGATGGAGTATTTTCTTATTGTTTACCTTCCACAGATGCAGGGGAATCAGGATCACTTACCTTAGGAAGAAAAACTTCAGTATATCGAAATACTAGTCCCATTTCCTACACTCGAATGGTACAAAATCCTCAGCTTTCTTCCTTCTATATGCTTAACCTAACAGGTATCAGCATAGGTGGTGTGCatttaaacaatttaagttttGGGGAAAATGGGGTTTTGATTGATTCAGGAACAGTGATCACTAGGCTTCCCCCATCAATTTACAGGGCTATGAAGGCTGAGTTTGTGAAACAGTTTTCTGGGTTTCTGTCAGCCCCAGGATTCTCAATCCTGGATACATGTTTCAACTTGAGCTCATACAAGAAGGTTAACATTCCATCAGTAAAGCTGCAGTTTGAGGGAAATGCAGAACTAAATGTAGACGTAAACGGTGTGTTTTATTTAGTTAAGTCTGATGGATCTCAAGCATGTCTGGCATTTGCTAGCCTCATGTATGAAGATGAGATCCCGATAATAGGGAATTATCAACAGAAAAACAACAGAGTTGTATATGATACTATGTTCTCTCAGGTAGGATTTGCAGAAGAAAAATGTAGTTATTGA
- the LOC110787122 gene encoding aspartyl protease family protein At5g10770 isoform X2 produces MSILFLGREEGSTTMEIKHRDFCTKNKRHDDLEKRRLNLDADQVKFLQYRMKNLISGELQTLSNTQIPLSSGTRLEILNYVITMKLGGKNMTVIVDTGSDLTWVQCKPCRLCYNQQEPIFNPSTSLSYQSITCNSSACKSMQEATGNFGTCAYSPSTCNYYVSYGDGSYTRGELATERLDIGNSHVNNFVFGCGRSNKGLFGSASGLMGLGKSDLSLVSQTSKFYDGVFSYCLPSTDAGESGSLTLGRKTSVYRNTSPISYTRMVQNPQLSSFYMLNLTGISIGGVHLNNLSFGENGVLIDSGTVITRLPPSIYRAMKAEFVKQFSGFLSAPGFSILDTCFNLSSYKKVNIPSVKLQFEGNAELNVDVNGVFYLVKSDGSQACLAFASLMYEDEIPIIGNYQQKNNRVVYDTMFSQVGFAEEKCSY; encoded by the coding sequence ATGTCTATTTTGTTTCTAGGAAGAGAGGAAGGTTCAACAACCATGGAGATAAAGCACCGAGATTTTTGTACCAAAAACAAgagacatgatgatttggagAAAAGGCGCTTGAATTTGGATGCTGATCAGGTTAAGTTTCTACAGTATAGAATGAAAAACCTCATCTCTGGTGAACTTCAAACCCTTTCAAATACCCAAATTCCGCTGAGTTCTGGTACAAGGCTCGAAATTTTGAACTATGTAATCACCATGAAACTTGGTGGAAAGAACATGACAGTAATAGTGGATACTGGAAGTGACTTAACTTGGGTACAGTGCAAACCTTGTAGATTATGTTATAATCAACAAGAACCCATTTTCAATCCTTCAACTTCCTTGTCATACCAATCAATTACCTGCAATTCTTCAGCTTGTAAATCAATGCAGGAAGCGACTGGGAATTTCGGAACCTGTGCATATAGTCCATCAACCTGTAATTACTATGTTAGTTATGGTGATGGTTCATACACTCGAGGAGAACTAGCTACAGAACGCCTTGATATAGGAAATAGTCATGTAAATAATTTTGTTTTCGGGTGTGGTAGGAGCAACAAAGGTCTGTTTGGAAGTGCTTCAGGTCTGATGGGATTGGGAAAAAGTGATTTATCATTGGTTTCTCAAACATCTAAGTTTTATGATGGAGTATTTTCTTATTGTTTACCTTCCACAGATGCAGGGGAATCAGGATCACTTACCTTAGGAAGAAAAACTTCAGTATATCGAAATACTAGTCCCATTTCCTACACTCGAATGGTACAAAATCCTCAGCTTTCTTCCTTCTATATGCTTAACCTAACAGGTATCAGCATAGGTGGTGTGCatttaaacaatttaagttttGGGGAAAATGGGGTTTTGATTGATTCAGGAACAGTGATCACTAGGCTTCCCCCATCAATTTACAGGGCTATGAAGGCTGAGTTTGTGAAACAGTTTTCTGGGTTTCTGTCAGCCCCAGGATTCTCAATCCTGGATACATGTTTCAACTTGAGCTCATACAAGAAGGTTAACATTCCATCAGTAAAGCTGCAGTTTGAGGGAAATGCAGAACTAAATGTAGACGTAAACGGTGTGTTTTATTTAGTTAAGTCTGATGGATCTCAAGCATGTCTGGCATTTGCTAGCCTCATGTATGAAGATGAGATCCCGATAATAGGGAATTATCAACAGAAAAACAACAGAGTTGTATATGATACTATGTTCTCTCAGGTAGGATTTGCAGAAGAAAAATGTAGTTATTGA
- the LOC110787121 gene encoding probable folate-biopterin transporter 3 isoform X2 produces MEEEEIGVNNPVEREEIEKNKTKKTGISGVIMSAVNWIIMLCDELHWSFVMGVIAVYGISQGLSMGLSRVTMQYYMKDEQKIQPSEAQISMGVVRFPWVVKPLWGLLTDVVPLSGYRRKPYFIFAGFLGVISMLVLSIVDGLHLVPAVLCLMAGSAGVAIADVTIDACITENSSSHPTLASDMQSLCGLSSSIGALAGFIISGFLVHLVGSKVNEKFSDATKAMWTTLKSQHVWKPCLYMFLSLALGINIHEGLFYWYTDGKGGPLFSKEIVGSIYSVGALGSLCGVLLYQNMLKNRPYHDLLFWTQLLHCGSGMLDLILVLRLNLNLYIPDYLFVVIDEGVSHMIGRLKWMPLLVLSSKLCPCGIEGTFFALLMSIDQVGMLTSTWAGGFVLHILHVTRSEFDNLWLAVLIRNLLRLTPIFLLFLVPRTDPNLPVLPSEISKTKRDTENLEMASLLDTS; encoded by the exons ATGGAAGAAGAAGAAATAGGGGTGAATAACCCAGTTGAAAGAGAAGAAATCGAGAAAAATAAGACCAAAAAAACTGGAATTTCAGGTGTAATAATGTCAGCTGTAAATTGGATAATCATGTTATGTGATGAATTACACTGGAGTTTTGTGATGGGTGTGATTGCAGTTTATGGTATTAGTCAAGGGTTAAGTATGGGATTAAGCCGTGTAACTATGCAGTATTATATGAAAGATGAGCAGAAGATTCAACCCTCTGAAGCTCAGATTTCAATGGGAGTTGTAAGATTTCCTTGGGTTGTTAAGCCTTTGTGGGGTCTTCTTACTGATGTTGTTCCTCTTTCTGGCTATAGAAGAAAGCCTTACTTCATTTTTGCTG GGTTTCTTGGGGTTATATCGATGCTTGTTCTGTCCATTGTTGATGGACTGCATCTGGTGCCTGCTGTGCTGTGTCTCATGGCTGGAAGTGCTGGGGTAGCGATAGCAGATGTGACAATAGATGCGTGTATCACCGAAAATAGTAGCAGTCATCCTACACTTGCTAGTGACATGCAAAGTTTGTGTGGATTAAGCTCTTCAATTGGAGCTCTAGCAGGGTTCATAATAAGTGGATTTCTTGTTCATCTAGTTGGGTCCAAG GTAAATGAGAAGTTCAGTGATGCTACCAAAGCTATGTGGACAACATTGAAGTCCCAGCATGTATGGAAGCCATGTCTCTACATGTTTTTGTCACTTGCTCTTGGCATAAACATCCATGAAGGACTGTTCTATTGGTATACAGATGGGAAGGGAGGTCCATTATTCTCGAAG GAGATAGTGGGATCCATATATTCAGTAGGGGCACTTGGTTCACTTTGTGGGGTTCTTCTTTATCAGAACATGTTGAAAAATCGACCTTACCATGACTTACTTTTCTGGACACAGTTGCTGCATTGTGGTTCAGGAATGCTGGATCTAATATTGGTGCTTCGTCTTAATCTGAATCTTTATATTCCAGATTACCTGTTTGTTGTAATCGATGAAGGAGTATCTCATATGATAGGACGTCTTAAATGGATGCCTTTGCTTGTTCTTAGTTCCAAGCTTTGCCCTTGTGGGATCGAAGGAACATTCTTTGCATTGTTGATGTCCATTGACCAAGTTGGAATGCTTACCTCAACTTGGGCAGGAGGTTTTGTTTTACATATTTTACACGTAACACGGTCAGAGTTTGATAACCTTTGGCTTGCTGTTCTAATCCGTAATCTTTTAAGGTTAACACCAATATTTTTGCTGTTTCTTGTACCAAGAACTGATCCAAACCTGCCAGTGCTCCCTTctgaaatatcaaagacaaAAAGGGACACTGAAAATCTTGAGATGGCCTCTCTTCTCGATACCAGCTGA